One window of the Equus caballus isolate H_3958 breed thoroughbred chromosome 2, TB-T2T, whole genome shotgun sequence genome contains the following:
- the DMTN gene encoding dematin: MERLQKQPLTSPGSVSSSRGSSGPCSPSIVVAKMDNQVLGYKDLAAIPKDKAILDIERPDLMIYEPHFTYSLLEHVELPRSRERSLSPKSTSPPPSPEVWAESRSPGIISQASAPRTTGTPRTSLPHFHHPETTRPDSNIYKKPPIYKQRESMGGSPQSKPFHEDIIESSKFPAAQPPDPNQPAKIETDYWPCPPSLAVVETEWRRRKASRRGAEEEEEEEEDDDSGEEMKALRERQREELSKVTSNLGKMILKEEMEKSLPIRRKTRSLPDRTPFHTSLHAGTSKSSSLPAYGRTTLSRLQSTDFSPSGSESGSPGLQNGEGQRGRMDRGNSLPCVLEQKIYPYEMLVVTNKGRSKLPPGVDRMRLERHLSAEDFSRVFSMSPEEFSKLALWKRNELKKKASLF, translated from the exons ATGGAACGGCTGCAGAAG CAACCACTCACCTCCCCTGGGAGCGTCAGCTCCTCCCGAGGCTCCAGTGGTCCCTGCTCTCCCTCCATCGTCGTG GCCAAGATGGACAATCAGGTGCTGGGCTACAAGGACTTGGCCGCCATCCCCAAGGACAAGGCCATCCTGGACATCGAGCGGCCTGACCTCATGATCTACGAGCCCCACTTTACCTATTCTCTCCTGGAACACGTGGAGCTGCCCAGGAGCCGGGAG CGCTCTCTGTCACCCAAATCCACATCCCCCCCACCATCCCCAGAG GTGTGGGCAGAGAGCCGGTCCCCTGGAATCATCTCTCAGGCTTCAGCCCCAAGAACCACCGGGACCCCCCGGACCAGCCTGCCCCATTTCCACCACCCTG AGACCACCCGCCCAGATTCCAATATCTACAAGAAGCCACCCATCTACAAGCAGAGAG AGTCCATGGGAGGCAGCCCTCAGAGCAAGCCCTTCCATGAGGACATCATCGAGTCATCCAAGTTCCCTGCAGCCCAGCCGCCTGACCCCAACCAGCCAGCCAAGATCGAAACTGACTACTGGCCGTGCCCCCCGTCGCTGGCCGTCGTGG AAACAGAATGGAGGCGGCGGAAGGCGTCACggagaggggcagaggaggaggaggaggaggaggaagatgatgacTCCGGGGAGGAGATGAAGGCGCTCAGGGAGCGTCAGAGGGAGGAGCTCAGCAAG gttACTTCCAACTTGGGAAAGATGATCttgaaagaagagatggaaaaatcaTTGCCTATCCGGAGGAAGACCCGCTCTCTGCCTGACCGGACACCCTTTCATACCT CTTTGCATGCAGGAACGTCTAAGTCGTCTTCTCTCCCCGCCTACGGCAGGACCACCCTAAGCCGG CTACAGTCCACAGACTTCAGCCCATCTGGGAGTGAAAGTGGGAGCCCAG GCCTGCAG AACGGAGAGGGCCAGAGGGGGAGGATGGACCGGGGGAACTCCCTGCCCTGTGTGCTGGAGCAGAag ATCTATCCCTACGAAATGCTGGTGGTGACCAATAAGGGGCGAAGCAAGTTGCCTCCAGGTGTGGACCGGATGAGGCTTGAG AGGCATCTGTCAGCAGAGGACTTCTCAAGGGTATTTTCCATGTCACCAGAAGAGTTCAGCAAGCTGGCGCTGTGGAAGCGGAACGAACTCAAGAAAAAGGCCTCTCTCTTCTGA